A genomic region of Eucalyptus grandis isolate ANBG69807.140 chromosome 5, ASM1654582v1, whole genome shotgun sequence contains the following coding sequences:
- the LOC104428999 gene encoding ervatamin-B, with protein MSRHERDYKDVAEKAKRLNIFLENLRFIEEFNGAVNRTYKVGLNKFSDLTNEEFVAAYTGYKLPSSTRRNSSQVNSFKYQGSNSIPESVDWVKQGAVNPIKNQGQCGSCWSFSVVAAVEAITQITTGVLPNLSEQQLIDCATDGNQGCQGGWMDNGFEYIINNNGISSETNYPYVGVDSTCDVQASSVAEAKISEYRDVPPNEDDMLKAVAMQPVSVALDSSGAAFQNYAGGVFTGPCGTDLDHAVTVVGYGTDTDGMKYWLIRNSWDVSWGESGYMRIQRDSGVEGGLCGIASKVSYPVA; from the exons ATGAGTCGGCACGAACGCGACTATAAAGATGTCGCCGAGAAGGCGAAGcgtttgaatattttcttggaaaaccTGCGGTTCATCGAGGAGTTCAACGGCGCGGTGAACCGGACTTACAAGGTTGGATTGAACAAGTTCTCGGACTTGACCAACGAGGAATTTGTGGCAGCATATACCGGATACAAATTGCCATCATCAACACGCAGGAACTCGTCCCAAGTCAATTCTTTTAAGTACCAAGGTTCGAATAGCATCCCGGAGAGCGTCGATTGGGTAAAACAAGGTGCTGTCAACCCTATAAAGAACCAAGGCCAATGTG GATCTTGCTGGTCGTTCTCCGTGGTGGCGGCGGTCGAAGCAATCACACAGATCACCACTGGCGTGCTACCAAACCTGTCCGAGCAGCAACTCATAGACTGCGCCACTGACGGGAACCAGGGCTGTCAAGGCGGCTGGATGGACAATGGCTTCGAGtacatcatcaacaacaatggCATCAGCTCCGAGACGAACTACCCGTACGTTGGGGTCGACAGTACCTGCGATGTGCAGGCCTCATCTGTTGCCGAGGCCAAAATATCAGAATACAGGGACGTCCCCCCGAACGAGGACGACATGCTGAAGGCCGTGGCAATGCAGCCGGTGTCGGTAGCACTCGACTCGAGTGGGGCCGCGTTCCAGAATTATGCAGGCGGTGTCTTTACTGGCCCATGCGGGACCGATCTGGACCATGCGGTGACGGTCGTCGGGTACGGGACGGATACGGATGGGATGAAGTACTGGTTGATAAGGAACTCTTGGGATGTCTCCTGGGGGGAGAGCGGGTACATGAGAATTCAGAGGGATTCTGGGGTCGAAGGTGGCCTTTGTGGAATTGCCTCCAAAGTTTCTTATCCCGTCGCATAA